The nucleotide window gaatcgtgacagctagatggaaattaccggcctctttaagaagtaaaaatgtgatgaaatgtttgaagtgtaaatgattatgttagttactaatgatttatttacttatatttacataaagtgcttcattatttgttttggtgcatacggtacacagtttcgtatatttacaatgtatttgtagggatcatatgtatgtacaatgtaagcacaggcaaatacactgaacacgtacattaaattttagtgctttgaaatacatgcaaatgttaacattatcataatttatttactaatgcaaatggtcaaatccaatgatagaatgtgtttaattcactatgcatcaataaagtaggcacatattggttacttatgtaaagatagaaaatatgcgattcaattatccggacgcttcatttatccggacgattttactgggaaccaaagtgtccggattaacgaggttCCACTGTAGTGACCAAAATTAACACCCGGACCACAATTAACATCCGTATAGTGACCAAAATTAACATCCGTATAGTGACCAAAACTATCAGATTTATGAAGCCAGGGGAGTAAGGATACATCTGTAGCACAAAAGCCCGGGCCTGCACATAATTTtcacacaaaaaaattaagttgtttctgcctttaaaaaaattaagtcGTCTATGCCTATCTCGGCACTTTCTGGTTAGGGTCACTTTGGTTTGCTATTTCCATTCACCAGAACATTGAATCAACGGTACTAGGTTGCATCCTAAAGTACATTAAGTAATATATTTGCCCTTCAAAAATTGCCCAATTCGTGTGTACACAGCCAggacaaaataaacaatccaaTGCAGTTCATGGTTCTTCAATAAGCGGCGAGTTCACCATACCATCTAGGTAAGGGTACAGAGCCCCAACAAAAATAAGTTTAATTATTGTTTATCCATATCTATATCCAGgctttttaaataaaatctgaatttttatttgaaattttcgtATCAGCTATATTCAAGTGATTAACGCGTTCCTGTAAGTCCGAATCAATATGACGATGAAACAGCCATCTAGAATGCTTACATCCGTCCTGTATAGGGCAGGGAGACACGTTGTGGGCCTTAATCGGTCCCCAGATTCCTTGATACAAACAATTCCATTTATCGTTTCTTACGCCCCTGGAAGCGTCATTATAAATTCGGGTTACGTTTGCTTATCTGTGTACAGAATGGTGCATGCATCAAAATAATAAGTCTTTATGATGgtcatatacattttatttaagAAGCTATTCaagatatgcatatttacaatatgtacacgaatttttcatgtcaattaATCGTATACCACTAACATTCACGTGGAGATCAAAATAATACATGCAGATCATATATTACTTAGAATATGATGATCATTTGTCAGAGTTTAATAATCAGTGACTTATACTAATAAACAGAACACAATTCAATCATCATACACAAAGTGCCACTGTTCACAACTCAATAAAAAATTAGATTGTAAAAATGCCTGACAATTTGATTGATATTTATGAACCGCCTGTTACTATTCTCTCTTcatcatagatacatgtagatatctgaTGTAAAATAAGTATATACAGAACATGGTTGTATTAATTGATGATAACTCTTGGGACTGAACaccaccgcggtggtctagaggtctAGAGGTagtgttcgccccgcatgcggaaggtcagggttcgaattcaggccgcgacagacctaagtcgttaaaacaggtagtgacagttccatctgacaccaaacgctcggcaccAGGCGTGAATgttacgggtcctcggagatgaccttaaaaacgattgtcctgtgtcacagtaggtgtggcacgctaaagaacccccactgttcaatggccgtaagcatcgaatatatgcctaaatttgaagcccttcaccggtcttggtgccgtctccatgtgagtgaaacattctcgagaggacgataaacaagatacaatcaaccaatcttGGATCTTGGGTCTGATCAGATGTGTTAAACACGGTGTATATTGATGCTAACTCTTAGGTCTGATCAGCATCATTGTCCCTTTTAACGCTGCAGCAAATTTCCCACCACCCCAGTTGGCGTATTTCCCGTTCAGATTGGAGTGATCACAGGACTTGAACCACCATGCTCCGTGACCCCTTACAGCACAGTTACTGTTCCACTCGTCATTATCGTGATCCTGTGTCGTGAACTTCATGCCATTGTGGTACTTTAAGAAGTCTCCTAAAACAAAgcattgataactgttataaacataaactgtctcctacaacatagtattgataactgttataaagatCAACTAtatcctacaacagagtattgataactgttataaacatcatgtGTCTCccacaacagagtattgataactgtcatAAACATAAACTGTATTCTAGAACAGAGTATCGATAACTGTTATACACagcaactgtctcctacaacagagtatagataactgttataaacatcaactatCTCCTAGAACAGAGTATTGATGACTGTTATAAACATGagctgtctcctacaacagagtatagataactgttataaacatcaactgtctcttACAACAGAGTaatgataactgttataaacatcaactgtctcctaaaACAGAATGTTGATAACTGTAATAAACATCAACTAtgtcctacaacagagtattgataacttttataacatcaactgtctcctaccacagagtattgataactgttataaacataaACTGTCTTCTAGAACAGAGTactgataactgttataaacatcaactgtctcctacaacagagtattggtAACTGTTTTAAACATCAACtatctcctacaacagagtgttgataactgttatgaacatcaactgtctcctacaacagaatatcaataactgttataaacatcaactgtcttcTACAACAGAgtgttgataactgttataaacatttaCTGTCTTCTagaacagagtattgataactgttataaacatcaactgtctcctacaacagagtattgataactgttataaacatcaactgtttTCTACAACAGAGTAATGATaaatgttataaacatcaactgtcttcTACAACAgaatattgataactgttatagacatcaactgtctcctacagcAGAGTATAGATAAATGTCATAAACATccactgtctcctacaacagagtgttgataactgttataaacatcaactgtcttcTAGAACAGAgtgttgataactgttataaacatcaactatctcctacaacagagtgtTGATAACTGtcataaacatcaactgtcttcTAGAACAGAgtgttgataactgttataaacatcaactatctcctacaacagagtattgataaatgttataaacatccactgtctcctacaacagagtattgataattgttataaacatcaactgtctcctacaacagagtattgataactgttataaacatcaactgtctcctacaacagagtactgataactgttataaacatcaactgtctcctacaacagagtattgataactgttataaacatcaactgtctcctacaacagagtactgataactgttataaacatcaattatctcctacaacagagtattgataaatgttataaacatcaactgtctcctacaacagagtaatgataactgttataaacatcaactgtcttctacaacagagtattgataaatgtcataaacatcaactgtctcctacaacagagtactgataactgttataaacatcaattaTCTTCTACGACAGAGTATTGATaaatgttataaacatcaactgtctcctacaacagagtattgataactgttataaacatcaactgtcttctacaacagagtattgataactgttataaacatcaattaTCTCCTACATTTACTGTCTTCTagaacagagtattgataactgttataaacatcaactgtcttctacaacagagtattgataaatGTCAGAAACATccactgtctcctacaacagagtactgataactgttataaacatcaactgtcttctacaacagagtattgataaatgtcataaacatcaactgtctcctacaacagagtactgataactgttataaacatcaattatctcctacaacagagtattgataaatgttataaacatcaactgtctcctacaacagagtattggtaactgttataaacatcaactgtcttctacaacagagtattgataaatgtcataaacatcaactgtctcctacaacagagtactgataactgttataaacatcaactgtctcctacaacagagtattgataactgttataaacatcaactgtctcctacagcAGAGTATAGATAAATGtcataaacatcaactgtctcctacaacagagtattgataactgtcaAAAACATccactgtctcctacaacagagtgttgataactgttataaacatcaactgtcttctccaacagagtattgataaatgtcataaacatcaactgtctcctacaacagagtactgataactgttataaacatcaattatctcctacaacagagtaatgataactgttataaacatcaactgtctcctacagcAGAGTATAGATAAATGTCATAAACATtcactgtctcctacaacagagtgttgataactgttataaacatcaactgtcttcTAGAAGAGAgtgttgataactgttataaacatcaactgtctcttaccacaaaatattgaaaactgttataaacatcaactgtctcatACAACAAAGTATTGATaattgttataaacatcaactgtctcttaccacaaaatattgaaaactgttataaacatcaactgtctcctacaacagagtactgataactgttataaacatcaactgtctcctacaacagagtactgataactgttataaacatcaactgtctcctacaacagagtaatgataactgttataaacatcaactgtctcctacaacagagtattgataactgttataaacatcaactgtctcctacaacagagtattgataactgttataaacatcaactgtctcctacaacagagtactgataactgttataaacatcaactgtctcccaaaacagagtattgataactgttataaacataaactgtctcctacaacagaatattgataactgttataaacatcaactgtctcctacaacagagtaatgataactgttataaacatcaactgtctcctacaacagagtattgataactgttataaacatcaactgtctcctacaacagagtattgataactgttacaaacatcaactgtctcctacaacagagtattgataacagttataaacatcaactgtctccaacaacagagtattgataactgttataaacataaGCTTTCTCCTATAACAGAGTactgataactgttataaacatcaactgtctccaacaacagagtattgataactgttacaAACATCAACTAtatcctacaacagagtattgataactgttataaacatcaactgtctcctagaACAGAGTATTTatgactgttataaacatcaactgtgtCCTACAACAgggtattgataactgttacaaacatcaactgtctcctacaacagagtacttataactgttataaacatcaaccgtctcctacaacagagtattgataactgttataaacatcaactgtcatGTGATTGGTCCACAAATAATTCAGAGACCATTCGGATCATCCCGAGACTAAACAATGTCAGTGCGGACCATTCACACGACACATaacaaattcgtactctgtgacctcctttaAGGCTGGCAATGGAAGAAAAGAAACCATatccgatcaatgcacgcaagattgtgtcaaataaaacaGATGAGATGagttttgagttgaagagacttgtagtatgacctCTGCCTGACCTTCCGCTTgtcaaaattccttaggtaatGCTGCAATAtcttggaaaatgtgccccgTAGAGGGGACATATTTttgccaatctctaaagcttatgAAAatcgtgaaacgattacataaattgaAAGAGGGATGGGATAGGCATGTAATCCACAtctttcagagaaattatagCCGTAAAAATATTAAAAGGAGGTGGGGAGTAAGTAGTATTCATATTTCAGGTGCCTGGCATGAAGATTCAAGACCCCCAAAGATTTAGGATTTTAAAATTGGCCAACACACCCATCCCCTtttacttttccttttcaataaTGTTTGACCAGTCACCTTACAAATTACGACCACCCCTCccattcatttaagaaataaggtagcatttttgagtgttattgggatatgaaatgaaattggtCATGTTATCAAATTCTATAATGTAGGtgtgatcacgtaccaacttcatgtcatatcccagtAACActcaaaaataatatttcattccttatatttatatttcgatttgtgttcttaccgagcttctatacttatgtagcagatgaccgaatgttgtttaacatccctctcgagtaTAAAATATacgtgtgtatattttatgtatatattttatattatgttatctatttttctattctctcatttatctgtctgtgaatatgttttatacaggaccacaatgtaaactagtcatttgtactaattgtgctatcctgtctaaataaagaatttattattattattattattatttcactgatatggcAGATGACCGAAGTAATTACCGATCGGACAACACAGAATAGAGTTTATTAGATTTTTTCTCGAATAAATAATTAGGAAGAATATATTTAAGAGAATATAAGACATGGATATTTGATTTAGAAGGTTAAAAAGGGCGAAAcaggtgtaaaataaaggtaatttagatcGCAAAGTCTACTGAATCGATAAGCGATGGGGAAAGCGGAGCGTTGGCCTAACACAATTGTTGAAGAtggatttcgacagaaattcagaGAATCTGAGGGAATTGACGGAAGATGTATGGATCAAGTTAACGATTACTTATAAATACCCATCCGGTTGTCCTCTAGCCATTAgaaaaaacgatgctacgtgcctgatatcGTGTGTCTGTGATAGTGTATGACACCTTCCGAGTGGTGATTTGATTGACCCGTCGATCGTAAGATGTCTATATATGGAAATACGTTTTTATAATAACTGTAATGACACTGTAAGCCGGTATttaccacaggcaattgcatcgcatGGGGTCGattttactattaaagagtaaaggtatagaactctttgtatagggtacccaagttaactgacgtaaaacaataaacgaattgaaataaaattctactttgtattctaatatattcatacataattgatctacattactaccaaagttcatccgaaatcccgtatacttcccaagatatgcagaaatgaattcggaaaaatgcctattattttttggtctaCTTTTAAATAGTTGGGCCCTGGCACTATATtactaaacagaatgtttgagcaAAGTAATTagatagaatgtgcagcatgagatatcatttctaaaatttatatctatatttagagctctatacctttactcttgatatagtaaattcgaccccaagcgatgcaatatTGCCTGTGGTATACACTACATACTGTATCATACCCACCGTTCCTGAATATCCCGACACTGTAAGcatgaatatattagaatagAAAGTAGAACTTTATATCAATTCGTTTATTGTTTTTACGTCAgttaacttgggtaccctatataaAGAGTTATATACCTTTAATctctatatagtaaattcgaccccaagtgATGCATTTGCCTGCGGTATTTGCTACATACCTGAATATCCCGACACTATAAGCCGATATTTACTACATACCCGCCGTTCCTGAATATCCTGACACTGTAAGCCGATATTTGCTGCTCTCATCTCCAATTTTAAATGCAGAGTACAGGGCGAACGCTTTCTCACCAGCAAAACTCAACAGCTCCACTCGTAGTTCCTGACTTGTCTTTGTTAAAGAGTGAATTGCATCATTTCCTGGAAAATATGGGTTGTACATTCAGTGGATGATTCAAAGGGATTAGGACCTCCCCATTTGGTTAAATATTTGTAACACATATGCCCGTATTTTACCACCTTGAGATCTAAAACCCAACAGTTTTGGGCATAAAAGTTAAAAACGTGGGTTTCATGCCACCTCTGAAACTTCCATTTAATAACTGCGCCTTTGCAAACAAGAGTTCTTTAACTACGAAACTGTTACTCCCAAGGTAACAAGATAAAAATAGCGCATCTGAATTCTTACCCAGTGAAAACTAAAGAGGGCAAGCAAACTCATTTCAAAACTGATGAGtttaggttttaaatatttttgctCATCTAAGCCAAAAGCTCAACTGAGCGTTTCTGATTACCTGTTGTCCGCCTGTCTGTAAACATtacacattttaacattttcctAAGAACACAGAGACGTTTTTAGCTAATATGCCATAAAGAAATCATTAGATAAAGGGGTAAAAGggttcaaaattgttcaattcaAGGGTGATATCTTTTCCAAAGgtgagataattaagaaattgtGAAAATACTTGTATGGTAACATTTCAAGAACCATCGGATCAGAAAAAAGCAAACCTTATATGAAATATTCCTTTCAGAGTGTTTATTCaattttgtacaaatcatgACTCCCAAGAGAAGACtgaggtcacaatagggaatcaaacttttaaatgtgGATATAGAAGGAAAACTTATTAGAAATGtatttctcaagaacagcaaggCCTTAATTAGTCATCTCAATATGCAAGTATCCCCATGTAATGTTGATTCAAGTTTGCCCAAATTATGAAcgggatagggtggggccaaaatatggaatcaaaatttataaactGGTACATATAGGGAAAACTTTAGACATACATTTTTCGACAGTAACCGGGCCTTGATTAGTCATATTATATCCTCGAGCAGTGCAGAGTCAACTTGGTTTAAATAGTGGTTCCTGGAAGTTGACTCTATGaacctatatcctgatcatgtaAACCGTAGTcgaaattagtatgtaaagaagggCTTAATAATTGgcatgaaatacgtcagacagcattggacccaatggcaggttgtatttgtgAGTGggattgttatacatgtaataataaatatagaatatgcaaaatgctgactttacacgagactgttaaaaataccatatgcagttaattatgaaatattgcCGCATGAATATGGACAGTTGAtagtggagaagctgaaatcaccccaaTTGTCGTAAATTTTAAACGTTACTAACGCCAAATATACATGAAACGTGAAATGTTGTTGCAATGCATGTACCTCACTTTTATTAGGCCATTTCCTGTATGCAAAACTACTTACTTTTCCAAAATATAATGCACACAGGAGCACATATTTGCGTATACCTATACCATGTTGCATGTATAAATAGGGTTCAACTTAAAATTACCAGAGTTGGGGAGATGCATGTCTATCgattcatttttgttttatatcgcAAGACTACTTAGATTTACTTTTAGTTAACATGGTTGAAGACCTTGACCCAATGACATATTCATGTCAACCTGTTTTCTATCTCAGTTGTTCTACATATAACATGAATAGTAATCCTACCAATCCAGTAGTTTTTGGATGGGTCTCCAAATCCTTTCTTGTAATCTGTCCAAGTCTTATAAAAGTCGGTAGAACCATCCTGTCGTTTTTGAATAACCtacaaaaaatgtacaaatcTCATTTCCATATTATGT belongs to Ostrea edulis chromosome 7, xbOstEdul1.1, whole genome shotgun sequence and includes:
- the LOC130048815 gene encoding ryncolin-1-like, whose protein sequence is MLMTFNIFYDTIVKEQVLVIQKRQDGSTDFYKTWTDYKKGFGDPSKNYWIGNDAIHSLTKTSQELRVELLSFAGEKAFALYSAFKIGDESSKYRLTVSGYSGTAGDFLKYHNGMKFTTQDHDNDEWNSNCAVRGHGAWWFKSCDHSNLNGKYANWGGGKFAAALKGTMMLIRPKS